The following DNA comes from Rhinatrema bivittatum chromosome 17, aRhiBiv1.1, whole genome shotgun sequence.
TACAGTTCAGCAAACAGAGGCACTGGAAAATTCCAAGTTATATGATTTATCCTTGGTCATACAGTGATGGATAGGATTAAAACTTGCATCCCAACAGTTCTCGGGAGCCATGTTTCAATGGTCTAGCTATTTAGACCATGGGATAAAAGATAGAAACCAGCACTATTAGAGTCTTTATCGCTGCTTGTACAGAGTCCCAGCCAGTAGCAAAAGAGCTGCTTGCAGCCATACAGATGAAAGTTGATATTGTCTGGAACAAGTGCAGATGCAGGACAGTGGATGCCCACAACTGCTGAGGCTAAGCACAAGCAGAGACAGACGTACCTTTGCCTTTTATTTGTACTGTTTTTGGAATAGCAAATTCTCTCTCCAGAAATTCAGGCTAACAGGAACTGCAGATTAGTGAGTAAAACCCGGCTGCCGCTGGTTACAGTCACCACAGAAGTGGCGGGGTTAAGTTTGAAGGTGCTAGCATCTCCTTTTTTGTAGCGGTCCCGAAAGACATAGATGTAACCATTACAActagcaattttccaaagggaGGGGGCTGAGCTCCAGGCTTGCGGAAGGCACAGTCTCGTAAAGCTATCCAACAAGGGATTATAACAAAGCAGGGAGTCTCCCTCGGCCACGATAAACACCAGATCCTTGTGCACGGCTGCATGCATGTGCCCAGCCAGCGGCAGCAAGTAGGGCTTCACGTGGCACTTTTCTGTGGCAGTGTCAAAAGACTGGATGAGACGCGAAGGTTTGGTGAAAAAGTCCAGGTCGTTCTCCTCGCCCCCCATTAGGTAGATCACCCCATTCAGTGCAACCCCAGCAGCTCCAGAGATGGCTACTTCTAGTGGGCTGCTCTCCATCCAGACATTGTCCTGCACTCTGTAATAAATGATGGCATTAGAGAGGGTGTCCTGCAGCGTCTTGCCACCCAGCGAGTAGATGGCATCCTTGCTGGGCACGGACACAAGGGTGTGCTGCAAGCGATCGCGGGGCAGAGGAGCACAGCGCTCCCAGTCCATGGTCTCCATGTTACATTTCCACATGCGCCGGGGGATGGAGCCTCCCACCACGTACAGGTCGCCGCCATGCTTGCATGCCGCCGTGATCTGGTGGCACAGGCTGTTCTGGCCACACACGCTGATGGAATCATCCTCGGCACAATGCAGAGAGACTGCGATGGAATGGGTGCGCGACTCCTCCTTCCCAATCAAGTAGATGTGAACGTTTTCACCAATTTCCTAGTCGGTAAAACAGGAAAAGTATATTACGTCACAGGCGACTAAGCAGCTTCTGTGATACCAGAAGCAGAAAGACACCCTCTTAATTCTCGAGAGTCTGGAGCAAGCGTGACACTTTTGGCTCGTGCCCCAGCCTGAATGGATTACGCGTTCATCTTAGACTCTAGCCTGACTGGACCACACGTACGCCCTGGGCCCACTCCACTGGGGCAGTGAGGTGGTGTTTTACCTTCAGGCTTGATGTCAGTGTCTCGGAAAATCTTTCCCTTTCTTCCTTGTTGAAGTTGATCCAGGTTTCTATAGCGACAGTTGGATTCTGGGAACAGGGAACGCCGTCTGAGCAAAAGGCAGAGAAATAACACAGCAAACGCTTAAGCACGGAGAAAGTAGTTATAGAAAAATGTCCACTCAGTCTGCGCACCGGCCACATGCATGGGGGAGATAGGTCACATTTTAGGTTGTAAAGATTACAATCCCGGGGGCGTATGTGGCAGTTTGTTTTGGATTGCAGACCTCAACTGCTAGTTGGTGATGAAACTGGGAACTTAAGTTTTGGGCTCAGATTTCagttggggggttggggggggggggaaataccaTTTGACAAGCGTACTCCAGAATCAGGAATGTGCCCAGTtactaccccccccctcccccaaactgaATCATAATCTGAAAAGCATTCAATTTGTAACATACAAACTCTGTTACACATGATAAAATCAGAATGCAACAGTCTCCCATAACTGATTTGTTGCACTTACATTCTGCTACACCAAACAAGTCCATCTGAGGGGATTACaccataataaaacaaacaggCATGTACCCTCACTGCATAGTCATATACACCTCTGCCACTCTGTACACACTCATACACTCACCACTTCATGCACCAACTACATACGCTTGCATGCACCTCTGACCTACCACTAACACACACACCAGCAACACAATTTCATAGCCATTTAAATCTCAGCAGTATTCCTGCCTGCCCCTCATCTCCCAGGAAACCACTAAGCCAGTTTTTCTACTCATGGAGCCACCTGGCTATTTCCTTTGAGGCTCCCTGATCAGTACCTACCTAGATGCTTGACTAAGTCATAACCCACTTCTTCGCATTTAGTCCACTCAGTTGTCCATGCCTTATTTACCTCTAAGTTTTTAATTCACTTCACCAACCAACATCAGTTTTACAATATTCTACTCCTCACCGACACTATGCCAAGTCCATATTTCATCTTCCAAATCCTTACACCTTACTTATGGAATTAACATCCTCCTTACGTCTCTTTCCTCACCCTGATTTTATCTCAACACTTCAGTCCTCCCTCAGAAACTATTTTCTTGTCTTCTCTTGGATCTCAGATTCCCCATTCTTATTATTTTGGCTTTCCCAGTGTGAAACTTTGCATATTATATATGTATTTGCCATGTTCTTGCATACAATAAACACCCTTTAGTGAAAAGGATAATTTGCACACACTCTTGCACATCCATcaggtatatatattttttcaaatgcaTAGAATATTTACAAACATTAATACAAAAGATCAAAAGAGACCTTTATGTAAAATCAGTAACAGAAGTCCTGGTACTATAAAAGtcaggagacagagaaaatgtGCCTTCTGAAACAGGAGTCCTGAGACCATAATCCCAGAAAGAGACCTCTGAACAGGGTGACAGATTGAGTCATTAGATCCACATTCATGACCTTAAAAAGATATCTAATGACTGCAGGTCTAGTCTCCTGGTAAACAGTTGCATTCGGGTTGGGTAGGTTGGCAGGCTAGGTGCTTGAGTAAATGGAAACCTGTACCAGAAGAgatttggggagggagagagtgcagCTGTTTGATGCTGAGTGCTTAGGAGGGATAGAAAGTGGTAGAAAGAAATTGTGGAAAGAGGGATCTGCAGAGGAAAGCCAATGAGGCATCATGCTTGAGGAGGCATGAGAGAGATTGGGATGAAAGGAGTGTGCCAGATATAAAAGGTAATTTGTacaacagagaaagagagagactgtagaGCAGACAGCAAAATGAGTAACTATAAAAAGTAACAACATACAAGAGAAAACTAGTTGAATTTAGAGGGAAAGAGAGCGTGTTTGTGAGCACTTCCAGGCCCACAATCCCAAAGTGGGCAGAAAATGGAAAACACTGGGCCTCTTCATTTACTTTTTACAATAAAGGTAAAAATTTGTGCTGGATCTCAGCCAGGGCAAAGGTCAGGCCTGAAGTTTCAGTAAGCAACTACTTATGTAAGAAAAAGGTGCTTGACTCAGTAAGGGCCTGAgttactaaggcttttccccattctgtCTATGGGGAATAAAGTTTAGTAAAGCAGGTCCTAAATGATCAAATTTTTGTGGAGTTGGGGTGTGTCTAAAGGAATTTCACTGTTTACGTTCC
Coding sequences within:
- the KBTBD4 gene encoding kelch repeat and BTB domain-containing protein 4 isoform X1, which gives rise to MRGGSADLWNLNTYTKMDSTEEAAAQHLSGSSEENYFVNYTFTDRSHCSRVAHSIMKLCLEDQLFADVTICVEGKEFQLHRLVLSAQSCFFRSMLTSNLKEAHNRVIELQDVSETVFQLLLDYIYHGTVKLRVEELQETYEVADMYQLSSLFEECSRFLARTVQVKNCLQIMWLADQHSDIPLYTAAKHCAKTHLSQLQDTEEFLNLPLRLLTDIITDGVPCSQNPTVAIETWINFNKEERERFSETLTSSLKEIGENVHIYLIGKEESRTHSIAVSLHCAEDDSISVCGQNSLCHQITAACKHGGDLYVVGGSIPRRMWKCNMETMDWERCAPLPRDRLQHTLVSVPSKDAIYSLGGKTLQDTLSNAIIYYRVQDNVWMESSPLEVAISGAAGVALNGVIYLMGGEENDLDFFTKPSRLIQSFDTATEKCHVKPYLLPLAGHMHAAVHKDLVFIVAEGDSLLCYNPLLDSFTRLCLPQAWSSAPSLWKIASCNGYIYVFRDRYKKGDASTFKLNPATSVVTVTSGSRVLLTNLQFLLA
- the KBTBD4 gene encoding kelch repeat and BTB domain-containing protein 4 isoform X2, which encodes MDSTEEAAAQHLSGSSEENYFVNYTFTDRSHCSRVAHSIMKLCLEDQLFADVTICVEGKEFQLHRLVLSAQSCFFRSMLTSNLKEAHNRVIELQDVSETVFQLLLDYIYHGTVKLRVEELQETYEVADMYQLSSLFEECSRFLARTVQVKNCLQIMWLADQHSDIPLYTAAKHCAKTHLSQLQDTEEFLNLPLRLLTDIITDGVPCSQNPTVAIETWINFNKEERERFSETLTSSLKEIGENVHIYLIGKEESRTHSIAVSLHCAEDDSISVCGQNSLCHQITAACKHGGDLYVVGGSIPRRMWKCNMETMDWERCAPLPRDRLQHTLVSVPSKDAIYSLGGKTLQDTLSNAIIYYRVQDNVWMESSPLEVAISGAAGVALNGVIYLMGGEENDLDFFTKPSRLIQSFDTATEKCHVKPYLLPLAGHMHAAVHKDLVFIVAEGDSLLCYNPLLDSFTRLCLPQAWSSAPSLWKIASCNGYIYVFRDRYKKGDASTFKLNPATSVVTVTSGSRVLLTNLQFLLA